A single window of Nicotiana sylvestris chromosome 3, ASM39365v2, whole genome shotgun sequence DNA harbors:
- the LOC104210476 gene encoding sister chromatid cohesion protein PDS5 homolog D-like isoform X1, producing the protein MGALSRASLSEEERNKRLVEAGNELLQHLPSSKEELLEKLDNLEHLLSTVEQVPPASARDAFQPAREALAADGLLRHPDIDVKVSVASCIGEIMRITAPDQPYDDRIIQEFFELSVLAFGKLSCIDGCGYSKAVSIIEVLAKYRTCILMLDLELDALVVQMFHHFLNSIRPDHPDHVFMDVEEIMSMMIKESDGISMELLNILISSVKKENQNVSPRSYMLGERVLQISAVKLCPYLPEALRSLRISTDDYSEVVELIWREATKSKTTNGTKSLPSSRPGEIDQFVDGASKSQNGPEERYHKAACFDDACPSTEATSKCLPDADSKVISADDTVVLFERSAEDSFKTPVNNDSKELTRGAGYDSKVGPSVPGTSKSPTNDDSSELAPHGAPEKVTPFLDQPSDLLGKYDPKHKEDDVVPEMDKSLKGSQCGDATKQQKNTDSRTNSRPENLGFIHAAEKDLDSEATQASRKRGWKPNFLKKPEEGYDHVWLSGERRSKACIRWKDYGKDTKKRSSCSPKCAISDELYLSSGVEKTPKMTIRRRQKEQNDIIGQNDGAQISSISARNLPGVLTKKKVSQPKLITSEEFVVLEALEKKHEKGDKKNLPASYRDRRRGPSVKESGIEALASHSITNKSNFANTSKGQRKKENSSSQEEALGSLSITKENNFSKTSKKQHKRKNSPSQEEALDSVSITKKRTLPKASKEQRKRKTLPSQEEYSADKVVREQGEELIGCRIRVWWPLDQRFYEGHIALFDRPEKKHMVIYDDGDEETLDLTSEHWELVVEDNASDPRREIVSGPSDSFDMRLGCIIDSYRHLRKKKKGKATDDLTPRPTKTMQRDLTQKGMHQIKRIKVEVSESEIEGNPMSLTTPRKVSLGSPIEDGDECCELVDVHGYKVKVSSAPTLAAIFSKYGDITANCQYKSPTVKASLLEVVSDVVRQLKTSDIDANFSAIQDMKSVVSDAADAKLDVSWLQQYLEEISEEEDVKKKSSNLMELRVTTMLVTKAAKKDLVERNGEVLAAEKRLKKAERRLQEAKSRAGEAERSVKVFEMLGEKIHQDIEQCKDALYWQSRSNDLL; encoded by the exons ATGGGTGCCTTATCTCGTGCTTCTCTTTCTGAAGAGGAACGCAACAAAAGACTTGTTGAAGCTGGGAATGAGCTGCTTCAGCATCTCCCTTCTTCTAAAGAGGAGCTTCTGGAGAAACTTGAT AATTTAGAGCATCTTCTGTCAACGGTGGAGCAAGTTCCACCTGCATCGGCGCGAGATGCGTTTCAACCTGCAAGGGAAGCACTAGCTGCAGATGGACTTCTACGGCATCCTGACATAGATGTGAAGGTGTCAGTTGCATCTTGCATCGGTGAGATCATGAGAATTACAGCTCCAGATCAACCTTATGATGATCGCATAATTCAG GAATTTTTTGAGCTTTCAGTATTGGCATTTGGGAAATTGTCTTGCATTGATGGTTGTGGTTATTCAAAGGCTGTTTCAATTATCGAAGTTCTTGCGAAGTACCGAACATGCATTCTGATGTTGGATCTCGAGTTAGACGCATTGGTTGTTCAGATGTTTCATCATTTTCTGAATAGCATAAG GCCGGACCACCCTGATCATGTATTCATGGATGTCGAGGAAATAATGAGCATGATGATAAAAGAGAGTGACGGAATTTCAATGGAGCTTCTGAACATCCTGATAAGTAGTGTTAAGAAGGAAAACCAG AATGTTTCACCTCGCTCCTATATGCTAGGAGAGAGAGTTCTTCAAATAAGTGCTGTCAAACTTTGTCCATATCTTCCAGAAGCACTGAGGTCCTTGAGGATTTCCACTGATGATTATtctgaagttgttgaattgataTGGAGAGAGGCAACTAAAAGTAAAACTACG AATGGTACAAAGTCTCTCCCTAGTTCTAGGCCAGGAGAAATTGATCAATTTGTGGATGGAGCATCAAAATCACAAAATGGTCCTGAAGAGCGTTATCATAAAGCTGCTTGCTTTGACGATGCCTGTCCATCCACGGAAGCAACTTCCAAGTGTCTTCCAGATGCTGACTCTAAAGTTATTTCAGCTGATGACACTGTTGTATTATTTGAGCGATCTGCAGAGGATTCCTTTAAGACACCGGTCAATAATGACTCAAAAGAGCTTACCCGCGGAGCTGGTTATGATAGCAAAGTTGGTCCATCTGTACCTGGAACTTCCAAGTCACCTACAAATGACGACTCTAGCGAGCTTGCACCACATGGTGCACCTGAGAAAGTTACTCCATTCTTAGATCAACCatctgacttgctggggaaataTGACCCTAAGCATAAGGAAGATGATGTCGTTCCAGAGATGGATAAATCTTTGAAAGGATCACAATGTGGAGATGCAACAAAGCAGCAGAAAAATACAGATTCAAGGACCAATTCTCGACCTGAAAACTTAGGTTTCATACATGCAGCCGAAAAAGATCTAGATTCAGAAGCTACTCAAGCTTCAAGGAAAAGAGGTTGGAAACCTAATTTTTTGAAAAAGCCAGAGGAAGGATATGATCATGTTTGGTTAAGTGGAGAAAGGAGATCAAAAGCCTGTATTCGCTGGAAGGATTATGGGAAAGATACTAAAAAGAGAAGTAGCTGTTCACCTAAATGTGCTATCTCCGATGAATTGTACTTGTCATCTGGTGTGGAGAAGACTCCGAAAATGACTATAAGAAGACGCCAAAAGGAGCAAAATGACATAATAGGTCAGAATGATGGTGCACAAATTTCATCAATTTCAGCAAGAAATTTACCCGGAGTTTTAACAAAGAAGAAAGTCTCACAACCTAAATTGATTACTTCAGAAGAATTTGTTGTCTTGGAGGCATTAGAAAAGAAACATGAAAAAGGTGACAAGAAAAATTTACCTGCCAGCTATCGTGATAGAAGACGGGGGCCATCAGTTAAAGAATCAGGAATTGAG GCATTGGCTTCTCACTCGATCACCAACAAGAGCAACTTTGCCAATACCTCTAAAGGTCAACGTAAGAAGGAGAACTCGTCATCACAAGAAGAG GCATTGGGTTCTCTCTCAATCACCAAAGAAAACAACTTTTCCAAAACCTCTAAAAAACAACATAAAAGGAAGAACTCGCCATCACAAGAAGAG GCATTGGATTCTGTTTCAATAACCAAGAAAAGGACCTTACCGAAAGCCTCTAAAGAACAACGTAAAAGGAAGACCTTGCCATCACAAGAAGAG TATTCTGCGGATAAGGTTGTCAGAGAGCAAGGTGAGGAGCTGATTGGCTGCAGAATAAGGGTTTGGTGGCCACTGGATCAAAG GTTCTATGAGGGACATATCGCCTTGTTTGACCGTCCAGAGAAGAAGCATATG GTGATCTATGATGATGGTGATGAAGAAACGCTAGATCTTACAAGCGAACACTGGGAACTGGTTGTAGAGGACAATGCATCAGATCCT AGGAGAGAGATTGTTTCTGGTCCCAGTGATTCGTTTGACAT GCGCCTTGGTTGCATCATTGATTCATATCGTCAtttaaggaaaaagaagaag GGGAAAGCAACTGATGATCTGACTCCTCGTCCAACAAA GACCATGCAACGTGATTTAACTCAAAAAGGAATGCACCAAATTAAAAGGATCAAAGTTGAAGTTTCAGAATCTGAGATAGAGGGAAATCCAATGAGCTTGACAACACCTAGAAAGGTTTCCCTAGGTTCTCCTATCGAAGATGGTGATGAATGCTGTGAATTGGTTGATGTGCATGGCTATAAAGTAAAAGTGAGCAGTGCTCCTACACTTGCTGCCATTTTTAGCAAGTATGGTGACATTACAGCCAACTGTCAGTATAAATCACCGACCGTCAAAGCTTCCCTTCTTGAGGTGGTTAGTGATGTTGTCAGGCAGCTGAAAACCAGTGATATTGATGCTAATTTTTCTGCCATTCAAGATATGAAATCTGTAGTCTCTGATGCTGCAGATGCAAAGCTTGATGTTTCTTGGCTGCAGCAGTATCTTGAGGAGATATCCGAAGAGGAAGATGTGAAGAAAAAGTCTTCCAATCTAATGGAGTTAAGGGTGACTACAATGCTTGTCACTAAAGCAGCTAAAAAGGACTTGGTAGAAAGGAATGGGGAGGTCTTAGCAGCAGAGAAACGGCTCAAAAAGGCTGAAAGGCGCTTGCAAGAGGCGAAAAGCCGAGCAGGAGAGGCAGAAAGGTCTGTCAAAGTATTTGAAATGCTGGGTGAAAAGATTCATCAGGACATCGAGCAGTGTAAGGATGCACTATATTGGCAGAGTAGGTCAAATGACCTTCTGTAG
- the LOC104210476 gene encoding sister chromatid cohesion protein PDS5 homolog D-like isoform X2: MGALSRASLSEEERNKRLVEAGNELLQHLPSSKEELLEKLDNLEHLLSTVEQVPPASARDAFQPAREALAADGLLRHPDIDVKVSVASCIGEIMRITAPDQPYDDRIIQEFFELSVLAFGKLSCIDGCGYSKAVSIIEVLAKYRTCILMLDLELDALVVQMFHHFLNSIRPDHPDHVFMDVEEIMSMMIKESDGISMELLNILISSVKKENQNVSPRSYMLGERVLQISAVKLCPYLPEALRSLRISTDDYSEVVELIWREATKSKTTNGTKSLPSSRPGEIDQFVDGASKSQNGPEERYHKAACFDDACPSTEATSKCLPDADSKVISADDTVVLFERSAEDSFKTPVNNDSKELTRGAGYDSKVGPSVPGTSKSPTNDDSSELAPHGAPEKVTPFLDQPSDLLGKYDPKHKEDDVVPEMDKSLKGSQCGDATKQQKNTDSRTNSRPENLGFIHAAEKDLDSEATQASRKRGWKPNFLKKPEEGYDHVWLSGERRSKACIRWKDYGKDTKKRSSCSPKCAISDELYLSSGVEKTPKMTIRRRQKEQNDIIEEFVVLEALEKKHEKGDKKNLPASYRDRRRGPSVKESGIEALASHSITNKSNFANTSKGQRKKENSSSQEEALGSLSITKENNFSKTSKKQHKRKNSPSQEEALDSVSITKKRTLPKASKEQRKRKTLPSQEEYSADKVVREQGEELIGCRIRVWWPLDQRFYEGHIALFDRPEKKHMVIYDDGDEETLDLTSEHWELVVEDNASDPRREIVSGPSDSFDMRLGCIIDSYRHLRKKKKGKATDDLTPRPTKTMQRDLTQKGMHQIKRIKVEVSESEIEGNPMSLTTPRKVSLGSPIEDGDECCELVDVHGYKVKVSSAPTLAAIFSKYGDITANCQYKSPTVKASLLEVVSDVVRQLKTSDIDANFSAIQDMKSVVSDAADAKLDVSWLQQYLEEISEEEDVKKKSSNLMELRVTTMLVTKAAKKDLVERNGEVLAAEKRLKKAERRLQEAKSRAGEAERSVKVFEMLGEKIHQDIEQCKDALYWQSRSNDLL, encoded by the exons ATGGGTGCCTTATCTCGTGCTTCTCTTTCTGAAGAGGAACGCAACAAAAGACTTGTTGAAGCTGGGAATGAGCTGCTTCAGCATCTCCCTTCTTCTAAAGAGGAGCTTCTGGAGAAACTTGAT AATTTAGAGCATCTTCTGTCAACGGTGGAGCAAGTTCCACCTGCATCGGCGCGAGATGCGTTTCAACCTGCAAGGGAAGCACTAGCTGCAGATGGACTTCTACGGCATCCTGACATAGATGTGAAGGTGTCAGTTGCATCTTGCATCGGTGAGATCATGAGAATTACAGCTCCAGATCAACCTTATGATGATCGCATAATTCAG GAATTTTTTGAGCTTTCAGTATTGGCATTTGGGAAATTGTCTTGCATTGATGGTTGTGGTTATTCAAAGGCTGTTTCAATTATCGAAGTTCTTGCGAAGTACCGAACATGCATTCTGATGTTGGATCTCGAGTTAGACGCATTGGTTGTTCAGATGTTTCATCATTTTCTGAATAGCATAAG GCCGGACCACCCTGATCATGTATTCATGGATGTCGAGGAAATAATGAGCATGATGATAAAAGAGAGTGACGGAATTTCAATGGAGCTTCTGAACATCCTGATAAGTAGTGTTAAGAAGGAAAACCAG AATGTTTCACCTCGCTCCTATATGCTAGGAGAGAGAGTTCTTCAAATAAGTGCTGTCAAACTTTGTCCATATCTTCCAGAAGCACTGAGGTCCTTGAGGATTTCCACTGATGATTATtctgaagttgttgaattgataTGGAGAGAGGCAACTAAAAGTAAAACTACG AATGGTACAAAGTCTCTCCCTAGTTCTAGGCCAGGAGAAATTGATCAATTTGTGGATGGAGCATCAAAATCACAAAATGGTCCTGAAGAGCGTTATCATAAAGCTGCTTGCTTTGACGATGCCTGTCCATCCACGGAAGCAACTTCCAAGTGTCTTCCAGATGCTGACTCTAAAGTTATTTCAGCTGATGACACTGTTGTATTATTTGAGCGATCTGCAGAGGATTCCTTTAAGACACCGGTCAATAATGACTCAAAAGAGCTTACCCGCGGAGCTGGTTATGATAGCAAAGTTGGTCCATCTGTACCTGGAACTTCCAAGTCACCTACAAATGACGACTCTAGCGAGCTTGCACCACATGGTGCACCTGAGAAAGTTACTCCATTCTTAGATCAACCatctgacttgctggggaaataTGACCCTAAGCATAAGGAAGATGATGTCGTTCCAGAGATGGATAAATCTTTGAAAGGATCACAATGTGGAGATGCAACAAAGCAGCAGAAAAATACAGATTCAAGGACCAATTCTCGACCTGAAAACTTAGGTTTCATACATGCAGCCGAAAAAGATCTAGATTCAGAAGCTACTCAAGCTTCAAGGAAAAGAGGTTGGAAACCTAATTTTTTGAAAAAGCCAGAGGAAGGATATGATCATGTTTGGTTAAGTGGAGAAAGGAGATCAAAAGCCTGTATTCGCTGGAAGGATTATGGGAAAGATACTAAAAAGAGAAGTAGCTGTTCACCTAAATGTGCTATCTCCGATGAATTGTACTTGTCATCTGGTGTGGAGAAGACTCCGAAAATGACTATAAGAAGACGCCAAAAGGAGCAAAATGACATAATAG AAGAATTTGTTGTCTTGGAGGCATTAGAAAAGAAACATGAAAAAGGTGACAAGAAAAATTTACCTGCCAGCTATCGTGATAGAAGACGGGGGCCATCAGTTAAAGAATCAGGAATTGAG GCATTGGCTTCTCACTCGATCACCAACAAGAGCAACTTTGCCAATACCTCTAAAGGTCAACGTAAGAAGGAGAACTCGTCATCACAAGAAGAG GCATTGGGTTCTCTCTCAATCACCAAAGAAAACAACTTTTCCAAAACCTCTAAAAAACAACATAAAAGGAAGAACTCGCCATCACAAGAAGAG GCATTGGATTCTGTTTCAATAACCAAGAAAAGGACCTTACCGAAAGCCTCTAAAGAACAACGTAAAAGGAAGACCTTGCCATCACAAGAAGAG TATTCTGCGGATAAGGTTGTCAGAGAGCAAGGTGAGGAGCTGATTGGCTGCAGAATAAGGGTTTGGTGGCCACTGGATCAAAG GTTCTATGAGGGACATATCGCCTTGTTTGACCGTCCAGAGAAGAAGCATATG GTGATCTATGATGATGGTGATGAAGAAACGCTAGATCTTACAAGCGAACACTGGGAACTGGTTGTAGAGGACAATGCATCAGATCCT AGGAGAGAGATTGTTTCTGGTCCCAGTGATTCGTTTGACAT GCGCCTTGGTTGCATCATTGATTCATATCGTCAtttaaggaaaaagaagaag GGGAAAGCAACTGATGATCTGACTCCTCGTCCAACAAA GACCATGCAACGTGATTTAACTCAAAAAGGAATGCACCAAATTAAAAGGATCAAAGTTGAAGTTTCAGAATCTGAGATAGAGGGAAATCCAATGAGCTTGACAACACCTAGAAAGGTTTCCCTAGGTTCTCCTATCGAAGATGGTGATGAATGCTGTGAATTGGTTGATGTGCATGGCTATAAAGTAAAAGTGAGCAGTGCTCCTACACTTGCTGCCATTTTTAGCAAGTATGGTGACATTACAGCCAACTGTCAGTATAAATCACCGACCGTCAAAGCTTCCCTTCTTGAGGTGGTTAGTGATGTTGTCAGGCAGCTGAAAACCAGTGATATTGATGCTAATTTTTCTGCCATTCAAGATATGAAATCTGTAGTCTCTGATGCTGCAGATGCAAAGCTTGATGTTTCTTGGCTGCAGCAGTATCTTGAGGAGATATCCGAAGAGGAAGATGTGAAGAAAAAGTCTTCCAATCTAATGGAGTTAAGGGTGACTACAATGCTTGTCACTAAAGCAGCTAAAAAGGACTTGGTAGAAAGGAATGGGGAGGTCTTAGCAGCAGAGAAACGGCTCAAAAAGGCTGAAAGGCGCTTGCAAGAGGCGAAAAGCCGAGCAGGAGAGGCAGAAAGGTCTGTCAAAGTATTTGAAATGCTGGGTGAAAAGATTCATCAGGACATCGAGCAGTGTAAGGATGCACTATATTGGCAGAGTAGGTCAAATGACCTTCTGTAG